Proteins co-encoded in one Burkholderia ambifaria AMMD genomic window:
- a CDS encoding peptidoglycan DD-metalloendopeptidase family protein: MFGTTTKRLVAAACAALLVACGSAPVGPGYYRVERGDTLYKIARANRTSMANIVRWNQITNPDAIEVGQVLRVAPPPGTTTASTTGTGSAGRSRPAPSAPVESAVKPASSIALIWPAAGNVVRTFDGSKSKGIDIANAAGSPVLAAAPGTVVYAGNGLRGYGNLIILKHNADYLTAYAHNRALLVKEGQSVTQGQTIAEMGNSDSDRVALHFELRYGGRSIDPARYLPAR, encoded by the coding sequence ATGTTCGGAACAACAACGAAGCGACTCGTCGCGGCCGCCTGCGCCGCGCTGCTCGTCGCGTGCGGCTCCGCGCCCGTCGGCCCGGGTTACTACCGCGTCGAGCGCGGCGACACGCTCTACAAGATCGCGCGCGCGAATCGCACGTCGATGGCGAACATCGTGCGCTGGAACCAGATCACGAACCCCGATGCGATCGAGGTCGGCCAGGTGTTGCGCGTCGCGCCGCCGCCCGGCACCACGACCGCGTCGACCACTGGCACCGGCAGCGCGGGACGCAGTCGCCCCGCGCCTTCCGCGCCGGTCGAATCGGCCGTCAAGCCGGCCAGCAGCATCGCGCTGATCTGGCCGGCCGCCGGCAACGTGGTGCGCACGTTCGACGGTTCGAAATCCAAGGGCATCGATATCGCGAACGCCGCAGGCTCACCGGTGCTGGCTGCCGCGCCGGGCACGGTCGTCTATGCGGGGAACGGATTGCGCGGCTACGGCAACCTGATCATCCTCAAGCACAACGCCGATTACCTGACGGCGTACGCACACAACCGTGCGCTGCTCGTGAAGGAAGGTCAGTCGGTCACGCAGGGGCAGACGATCGCGGAGATGGGCAACAGCGACAGCGATCGCGTCGCGCTGCATTTCGAGCTGCGTTACGGCGGCCGCTCGATCGATCCGGCACGCTACCTGCCGGCGCGCTGA
- a CDS encoding exonuclease domain-containing protein, whose translation MKVAIIDTETTGVAAHDEPISIGILLVEIEPGSGVLVQEIGRYHGLREPCVPIHPKAQAVHGMTAADLSGKVLDLAWITSLINEADVLIAHNAQFDARMLAVVCDAGSAKSWRCSLQQFPWPAAVGRKKLDSVCEFYGVVKQLRHDALGDCQALLAVLLIHTGKTTRSRTYLALLLAKAPVVLDAAPQAAMGRSPAYQQPPAYRMLEPRQPVRSAWDQDPVEYKRPQRRRQSLSVAEIMVWAVVLLIAMFVGLAAHG comes from the coding sequence ATGAAAGTAGCGATCATCGATACCGAAACAACTGGGGTTGCGGCGCACGACGAGCCGATCAGTATAGGAATCCTGCTTGTTGAAATCGAACCAGGTTCAGGCGTTCTCGTTCAGGAAATTGGCCGATACCACGGCTTGCGCGAGCCATGTGTGCCGATCCATCCGAAGGCTCAGGCGGTACACGGCATGACTGCCGCCGATCTTTCTGGAAAGGTGCTTGACCTCGCCTGGATCACGTCACTGATCAACGAGGCAGATGTGCTGATCGCGCACAATGCTCAGTTCGACGCAAGGATGCTGGCGGTCGTCTGCGACGCTGGATCAGCAAAGTCGTGGCGCTGTTCACTCCAGCAGTTTCCGTGGCCCGCTGCCGTCGGCAGGAAGAAGCTCGATTCGGTCTGCGAGTTCTATGGCGTGGTCAAGCAGCTCCGTCATGACGCGCTTGGCGATTGCCAAGCCTTGCTTGCGGTACTTCTAATCCACACAGGGAAAACCACGCGAAGCCGAACGTATCTCGCGCTGCTCCTGGCAAAGGCGCCTGTCGTGTTAGACGCCGCGCCGCAAGCCGCCATGGGCCGATCTCCAGCATACCAGCAACCGCCCGCGTATCGTATGCTTGAACCGCGTCAGCCGGTCAGGTCCGCGTGGGACCAAGACCCGGTCGAATACAAGCGGCCACAACGGCGGCGGCAGTCTCTGTCTGTGGCCGAGATCATGGTGTGGGCTGTTGTCTTGTTGATCGCTATGTTTGTCGGCCTTGCTGCTCATGGGTGA
- a CDS encoding superinfection immunity protein, translating to MYFVAPSIVACKADHSDYRAIPTTNFLVGWAVIGWIYAMICAQKRT from the coding sequence ATGTATTTCGTCGCGCCGTCGATTGTCGCCTGCAAGGCCGATCACTCCGACTATCGCGCGATCCCGACGACGAACTTTCTTGTCGGGTGGGCGGTCATCGGCTGGATCTACGCGATGATCTGTGCGCAGAAACGGACGTGA
- a CDS encoding undecaprenyl-diphosphate phosphatase codes for MSLWFLVFLSVLQGVTELFPVSSLGHTLLVPALFGMHIDKHAPQLLPFLVALHLGTALALLWYFRARWIALISGFFAQLGGRKNDDGHLMWALIIGTIPTGIVGLLLEKRLERVFHDLRIVAVALIINGVLLWVGDRIQRSRAHQAPEKMTFKQAFFVGLAQIGALIPGFSRSGLTMIAGNVAGLTAEKAAEFSFLLGTPIIFAAGVLELPKLFHARDQLMDALLGGVLTAIAAYLSVRFLMRYFEGRGRLASFGVYCVIAGVFFLGWFMLHPQPV; via the coding sequence GTGAGTCTCTGGTTTCTGGTATTCCTGAGCGTCCTGCAGGGCGTTACCGAACTCTTCCCCGTCAGCAGTCTCGGCCACACGCTGCTCGTGCCGGCGTTGTTCGGCATGCACATCGACAAGCATGCGCCGCAGTTGCTGCCGTTCCTCGTCGCGCTGCACCTCGGCACCGCGCTCGCGCTGCTGTGGTATTTCCGTGCGCGCTGGATCGCGCTGATCAGCGGCTTCTTCGCGCAGCTCGGCGGCCGCAAGAACGACGACGGGCACCTGATGTGGGCGCTGATCATCGGCACGATCCCGACCGGGATCGTCGGCCTGCTGCTCGAGAAGCGCCTCGAGCGCGTGTTTCACGATCTGCGGATCGTTGCGGTCGCGCTGATCATCAACGGCGTGCTGCTGTGGGTCGGCGACCGCATTCAGCGCAGCCGTGCGCACCAGGCGCCGGAGAAGATGACGTTCAAGCAGGCGTTCTTCGTCGGCCTCGCGCAGATCGGCGCGCTGATTCCGGGATTTTCGCGCAGCGGCCTGACGATGATCGCCGGCAATGTAGCCGGGCTGACGGCGGAGAAGGCGGCGGAGTTTTCATTCCTGCTCGGCACGCCGATCATTTTTGCCGCGGGCGTGCTCGAGTTGCCGAAGCTCTTTCATGCGCGCGACCAGCTCATGGACGCGCTGCTCGGCGGCGTGCTGACGGCGATTGCCGCTTATCTGAGCGTGCGGTTTCTGATGCGCTATTTCGAAGGGCGCGGGCGGCTGGCTTCGTTCGGCGTGTATTGCGTGATCGCCGGCGTGTTCTTCCTCGGCTGGTTCATGCTGCATCCGCAGCCGGTTTGA
- a CDS encoding acyl-CoA synthetase gives MLPAAERYDDLLSRFQWEVPARYNIAVDVCDKWADGSGRLALIHETSQGDVSRLTFDDLRNASNRLANSFARAGLQRGDRIAIFLAQGPETAIAHLAAYKLGAIAVPLFTLFGTDALEYRLANSEAAALVTDAAGYAKIAPLRAQLPTLHTCYCIGDDVPDAPGVLRYDAALAAESPDFVPADTAADDPAVIIYTSGTTGKPKGALHAHRVLLGHLPGVEMSQQCFPRDARLFWTPADWAWIGGLLDVLLPSWHHGVPVLARRFEKFDGEAAFALMARHGVTHAFLPPTALKLMRAVPAPRERHTLALKSVASGGESLGTELTAWGRDALGVTINEFYGQTECNMVLSSCAALFDAQPGAIGKAVPGHTVAIVDEQGTPLPPGVEGRIAVRRPDPVMFIEYWRNPAATRDKFAGDYLLTGDTGTIDADGFVRFVGRDDDVITSAGYRIGPGPIEDCLLTHPAVRMAAVVGVPDPTRTEIVKAFVVLNPGHVGDDALVQALQAHVRTRLAAHEYPRAIAFVDSLPMTATGKIVRCALRDA, from the coding sequence ATGCTGCCCGCCGCCGAACGCTACGACGACCTGCTCTCCCGCTTCCAGTGGGAGGTTCCGGCCCGCTACAACATCGCGGTGGACGTCTGCGACAAGTGGGCCGATGGCAGCGGACGGCTCGCGCTGATCCACGAAACGTCGCAAGGCGACGTGTCGCGCCTCACATTCGACGACCTGAGGAATGCTTCTAACCGGCTCGCGAACAGCTTTGCGCGTGCAGGTTTGCAACGCGGCGACCGGATCGCCATCTTCCTCGCGCAGGGCCCCGAAACCGCGATTGCCCATCTCGCCGCGTACAAGCTCGGCGCGATCGCGGTGCCGCTGTTCACGCTGTTCGGCACCGACGCGCTCGAATACCGGCTCGCGAACAGCGAAGCCGCCGCGCTCGTTACCGACGCGGCCGGCTATGCGAAGATCGCGCCGCTGCGCGCGCAACTGCCGACGCTGCACACGTGCTACTGCATCGGCGACGACGTGCCCGACGCGCCGGGCGTGCTGCGCTACGACGCCGCCCTCGCGGCCGAATCGCCGGACTTCGTGCCGGCTGACACCGCCGCCGACGATCCGGCGGTGATCATCTATACGTCCGGCACGACCGGCAAGCCGAAAGGCGCGCTGCACGCCCATCGCGTGCTGCTGGGCCATTTGCCGGGCGTCGAGATGTCGCAGCAATGCTTTCCGCGCGACGCGCGCCTGTTCTGGACGCCCGCCGACTGGGCGTGGATCGGCGGCCTGCTCGACGTGCTGCTGCCGTCATGGCATCACGGCGTGCCCGTGCTCGCGCGCCGCTTCGAGAAGTTCGACGGCGAGGCCGCGTTCGCGCTGATGGCGCGGCACGGCGTGACCCATGCGTTCCTGCCGCCCACCGCGCTGAAGCTGATGCGCGCGGTTCCGGCACCGCGCGAGCGCCACACGCTGGCGCTGAAATCGGTCGCGAGCGGCGGAGAGTCGCTCGGCACCGAGCTGACGGCCTGGGGACGCGACGCGCTCGGCGTGACGATCAACGAGTTCTACGGACAGACCGAATGCAACATGGTGCTGTCGTCGTGCGCCGCGCTGTTCGACGCGCAGCCCGGCGCGATCGGCAAGGCCGTGCCCGGCCATACGGTCGCGATCGTCGACGAGCAAGGCACGCCGCTGCCGCCGGGCGTCGAGGGGCGCATCGCGGTGCGCCGCCCCGACCCGGTGATGTTCATCGAATACTGGCGCAACCCCGCCGCGACGCGCGACAAGTTCGCGGGCGACTACCTGCTCACCGGCGACACCGGCACGATCGACGCGGATGGGTTCGTGCGCTTCGTCGGCCGCGATGACGACGTGATCACGAGCGCCGGCTACCGGATCGGCCCGGGGCCGATCGAGGACTGCCTGCTCACGCATCCGGCGGTGCGGATGGCGGCCGTCGTCGGCGTGCCCGACCCGACCCGCACCGAAATCGTCAAGGCGTTCGTCGTGCTGAACCCCGGCCATGTCGGCGACGACGCGCTCGTCCAGGCGCTGCAGGCGCACGTGCGCACGCGCCTCGCCGCGCACGAATACCCGCGCGCGATCGCGTTCGTCGACAGCCTGCCGATGACGGCGACCGGCAAGATCGTGCGCTGCGCGCTGCGCGACGCTTGA
- a CDS encoding aldose epimerase, whose amino-acid sequence MPIFQQHDIHELHAGPSLVRVAPQFGGRLLSWHVDGEPIIFWPETADWSNLARVRGGNPLLFPFLGRHRVDGELGRWRDAAGVVRDLPMHGFARDLPFAAQPSADGAALTMTLEGNEALHASYPFDFRFETTYRLADAHTLEVALTTTNRGDTPLPYYAGHHFYFALPHGERAQTTLELPPTHRCAQNADGSISAPQRGEARYTLDDPDILDRFHCLDGAPSTPVRIVMPGRRRTIEIALDVPGSIPWYAVTTWTEKPESDFYCVEPWLGLPDAIHNGLGLRMLAPGATETATLRIRVVPLAG is encoded by the coding sequence ATGCCGATCTTCCAGCAGCACGACATTCACGAACTTCACGCCGGCCCGTCGCTCGTTCGGGTCGCCCCGCAATTCGGCGGCCGCCTGCTGTCGTGGCACGTCGACGGCGAGCCGATCATCTTCTGGCCGGAAACGGCCGACTGGAGCAACCTCGCGCGCGTGCGCGGCGGCAATCCGCTGCTGTTCCCGTTCCTCGGCCGCCACCGCGTCGACGGCGAACTGGGCCGCTGGCGCGATGCCGCCGGCGTGGTCCGCGACCTGCCGATGCACGGTTTCGCACGTGACCTGCCGTTCGCGGCACAACCGTCGGCCGACGGCGCCGCACTCACGATGACGCTGGAAGGCAACGAAGCACTGCACGCGAGCTACCCGTTCGATTTCCGCTTCGAAACGACCTACCGGCTCGCCGACGCGCACACGCTGGAGGTCGCGCTCACCACGACCAACCGCGGCGACACGCCGCTGCCCTACTACGCGGGCCACCATTTCTATTTCGCGCTGCCGCACGGCGAGCGCGCGCAAACCACGCTCGAGCTGCCGCCCACGCACCGCTGCGCGCAGAACGCCGACGGCTCCATCAGCGCGCCCCAACGCGGGGAAGCGCGTTACACGCTCGACGATCCGGACATCCTCGACCGCTTCCACTGCCTCGACGGCGCGCCGTCCACGCCGGTGCGCATCGTGATGCCGGGCCGCCGCCGCACGATCGAGATCGCGCTCGACGTACCGGGCTCGATCCCGTGGTACGCAGTCACGACCTGGACCGAAAAGCCGGAATCGGACTTCTACTGCGTCGAGCCATGGCTCGGGCTGCCGGACGCGATCCACAACGGTCTCGGGCTACGCATGCTTGCGCCGGGTGCGACCGAAACGGCCACGCTGCGCATCCGCGTGGTGCCGCTCGCGGGCTGA